CCTACCAGATCCTGCCTGCTGGTGACCAGACAGAGGTCGGAGAGAGGGGTGTGACCCTCAGCGGGGGACAGCGGGCCCGGATTGCCCTTGCTCGTGCTGTCTACCAGGTAAGTTAAAAATGGGAGAGTCTGCAGCCTTGGAGCGAGTGGGGGAATGGGGATATTTTCATCAGCATCtggtttctttctcctccccccccaccgcctctTCACAATCATGAAGTATTGGTTCCTTGGCCATCCCATCTCCCTTTTGCAGACTGAAAGCAGAATTAAAGaccctttcaaaaataaaatatgacttgaAATGCTGGGACCCAGCAAAGCTGGAGCCCTGGTCTTGCTTGACTAGAGGGAAGTTCACCTTTAAGTCTCATTTGCTTCCCTAATACTCTAGGGGTCGCCCCTAGAGTCCCTCTCAGCTATCTTCTCTGCCTCAAGATGGTGTTCTAGGAGAGGTCTGGGTTCTGACCAGCGGACATGGGACTTGGTGCCCGTGGTGTCCCCACCTCTTCCTAGGAAAAGGAGCTCTATCTCCTCGATGACCCTCTGGCCGCTGTGGATGCAGACGTGGCCAACCACCTGCTGCACAGATGCATCCTGGGAGTGCTGAGCCACACCACCAGGCTGCTCTGCACCCACCGGATTGAGTACCTGGAGAAGGCCGACGTGGTGCTGCTGCTGGAGGCCGGGCGCCTTGTCCGGGCTGGTAACGTGGGCTGCCAGACAGGGGAGGGGGTCTGCCCAGATGTAAAAGGGGAAGAGGGACACATGAACTGTCAGATGTAGACTCTGCCACCCCCTCCATGTGTGGCCTGGGCCCTGGCATTCTTCTATCTCATGGGAGACCCTATCCTCCCTTCACGGAGCAGGTGTGGGGccacagaaaggagagaagggagcacACTGGTGAAATGCCAGGGGATCTGTGACTTGGGCTGTGTGACAGACTGGGTGCTTTGGGAACACTGATGTCCTTAAAGAAGAGACAGCGGTCAGGTTTTGAAcagtctttttattaaaaatacaaacaaaaataaacaagaagccCACCTCTGATGGATTATTATCCAGAGGGACATGATTGTCTGCGAGTTTgatgggaaagaaacagaaggaaatgagGCTCCAGCAGAGCATTAGAAATGTGAGGCCTGAGAAGAAAGCTCTGCAGTAAGGAGAGGGGACTCTGGACAGAGTGCTTCTGGGTGGCCATGACTCTCCTTATAGGGGTAAACATGTTCCATCTGAGCTATTTGGACTGCAGACATGGAGAGATGGGCATAAGGGTCCTGCTCAGAGTCTGGAGGCCCAGAGCAGGGTCGTGCTAGGGAGGGTCAGGGAAGGGGTCCAAAGAGAATGGAAGGTGGATTGGCACACTCACCGAGAGAGGCAGACTATAGAGTGTATCCCCAGGACAGCCCCTGCAGTGATCTCCCTGCTCCCTTCCAGGACCTCCCTCTGAGATCTTGCCATTGGTCCGGGCTGTCCCCAAAACCTGGGCTGAGGATGGACAAGAGGCTGACTCAGGTATGGCTCAGGGCTGAGGAAAGTGCTTGCCCTTTCCTCCGCCACATTGGAAGGATACGTTGTCCCCAAAGCTCCCCAGCGCATCTGAAACCCTAAGGTTTAACTGTCATCCCACACATTTAATCCacactctgcccctctcctcctctcctcacaGCCACAGGGCAGTCAGTTGGGAACTTGGAGAAAACAAAGGAGGGTCTGGAAGGGGAAGAGAATGCATGTGGTCGCCTGCTACAGGAGGAAAGCAAGAAGGAGGGCGCCGTGGCCTTGCACGTGTACCGAGCATACTGGAGGGCCATGGGCCGGGGCCTGGCCCTAGCCATCCTCTTCTCATTGCTCCTCATGCAAGGTAGGATGAACCCCAGAGCCCCTCATCCCACCGCAGCCCTAGGTCCCCATCACAGCCACCACCTTGTACTAATGGCTACAGAGCCCTGAGCCTCCCCAGGCACGGGCAGCAGCTGGGACAAGAGGCAGGCCCCCCCGTTCTGAGAGAGTCCCGGGGTGTCCTCTGTGGCCATTTTGCGATCAGCTCCCACAGCTAGCTCCCACTCTACAGATTCCAGATCATGTACCCCTCAAAGTTAAAGAGTGATGGGTCCAGAAAGGAAGTACACACTAGGGGCATGGGAAGACATGGGAGAGTGACAGAGGAGGGAGGGCCGGGGCAGGTGAAGAAGACTGGAAGCCAGAGTCCAGGGCAGATTAAGGGGGTGTTTGGATGGAACAAAGGGATGAGTAGTCTCTCTCACAgttttcccctccccatccccacccagccACAAGGAACGCTGCTGACTGGTGGCTCTCTCACTGGATCTCCCAGCTGAAGGCTGACAAGAATAGCTCCCAGGAGGCTTCAGGCCCCACCAGCCCAGGATCCACAGGGCTCCTCTCTGTCcagcttctcctcttctcccccgGAAGCCTCTAGTGAGTAGCTGGGCTAGAGCAGGCCTGGTGTTCTCAGAGGGGTTGCCAGGCAGGGATTGAGAAGTGGGGGACAGGTATTCCAGGGGTATGTCTTCTAATGGGGAGagctggtgtgggggaggggaccccCGATGGGCCCTACTTTTGGTTACCCACAGCCTCTCCTCACCCCCCAGCACTTCAGTGTCCCCACTGCCGAAAGCCGCCCCCAACGGCTCCTCAGATGTCCGTTTCTACCTCACCGTCTACGCGACCATCGCTGGTATCAACTCCCTCTGCACCCTCCTCCGGGCAGTGCTCTTCGCAGCAGGCACCCTCCAAGCAGCTGCCACCCTGCATCGCCGCCTGCTGCATCGGGTCCTGCTGGTGAGAGGATGGTTGGGGGGGTGGCATGGGGGAGCTCCAGCGGGGACCCCGTCCTACCTCCTAGTCCTCAGGACAAGACAGCCCTCACAGGCAGGTGCAGCACTTGGCAACTGGAGACCTGGAGAGGCTGAGGGCAGAGCAGCTGCCTGGGTTCACACCCAGCTCCTTTGGTCTgtagctttctcatctgtaaaatagggagaAAAGACACTTGCTCAGAGTCACTTCCGTTTGGATGTCAAGTGCAGAGGCCTGAATTACTCACCTCTTATTCATGGGACATGGGACATCCATTAGATCATTCAAGatcccttttcattttatttatttatccattccctTATATCTACGTACCctatttccctcctttccttatAGGCAACCATTCTAAATATGTTTAGTATGTATCTTTTTGTTGtattgtgttgtgttgtgttatGTTGTGTTGTGTTGTAAAACGCCTGTTTTGTGTGCCAGTGTTTTTATAAATGGCATTCCATTTCTTACaatattatgaggattaaattaattAGGTCCTGGAAAGTGCTTAGGATAGTGCCAGGCACATACTAAATACTCAATTAGCAATTATTATTAATGATgtcgttattattattataaagccTTTTCTTGTccattatccttttttaaaaaaaatttttactttttaagcaatctctacacccagtgtggtgctcaaactcacaaccctaagatcaagagatCAGTCTAATGACTGAGCCGGCCAGAGGCCCCTCTTATCCATTATCTTATCAGGGTCTCATGATAACCCCTTGAGGTAGGtactgttattcccattttacagataagaaaactgagggtcTGAGAGTGACCTGGGGAATGCTAGTTCTGTGGTTACCCAGGCTGGGCACCTTCCTGTTGCCTGCCAGGGAGCAGCTGCCCACCATTCTGCCTCTCGTCCATGACCAGGGCCTCTTCAGCCTATGAAGGAATTCATTTCTTATACATTGGCATTAAGTTTTTTTCCCATGTCCCCTGCCCTAAGAGGATTGTTCTCAAAGTATAGGCAGAGAGCTGGGAGCTGGAGAAGGTGAGGAAAGGGACATGCTGTCTTAGAGATGGGCGCTCCCAGTAGCAGTCTAAACAGCTGGCGGCTGCTAAGCCCTGAACTCTATGCCAGGCAGACTGTGCTAAGCACCTATGTTGTCTATGTGGCTTTCAATCCTGCCAACAGCCCTGGGAGCCACCGTTGTGTTATCCCTGTTTTTGAGATGAGGAACAGGGGCCTTTAAGAGATGAAGCTCCCTGCCTGGGGTGTCCTATCCAGTAAGTGGCAGGGCTAGAATTTGAGGGGGAGTCTGAGTCCCAAGCCTGCATGCTAAGCCGTAGATCACACTGAGGCTGCTGTTTGTCTCCGGGCCATGGGGATGATCCCCCCAACCTCTTACTAACCCTCACTCACTGGCCTCAAGTCCCCTTCTTCTGGAGAGAGACAGGCCCCCTGCCCTGGAAAGAGGAGTAGGGCCTGTTCAGCATGGAGGTAGAGGAATGGCCAGCATGGCCACTCGGGGTCACCACAGGCCAGAGGGATGGCAGCATCTCCGTCTCTGCCACCCTCGGATAGCCTCCCTCGGAgcacctccccccatcccctctctGCCACCTTCCTCCTTTCCGAGTCTCCACTTTGGGCTTCTCCCCTAGGGCCATCCCCAGGCCCGGCCCTGGCCCACCCGCACCTCCTCTCACAGGCGCCAGTGACCTTCTTCTACTCCACACCCACGGGCCGCATCCTCAACCGCTTCTCATCGGATGTGGCCTGTGCCGACGACAGCCTGCCTTTCATGCTCAACATCTTGCTGGCCAACGCCACTGGCCTGCTGGGCCTCCTGGCAGTGCTGGGTGCTGGGCTGccgtggctgctgctgctgctgccgccgctgaGCATCCTCTACGACCGTGTGCAGCGCCACTACAGGGCCTCCTCGCGGGAGCTGCGGCGCCTCAGCAGCCTCACCCTGTCGCCCCTCTATGCCCACCTGGCCGACACCCTGGCCGGCCTCCCTGTGCTCCGGGCCGCGGGGGCCACCTGCAGGTGTGTGAGGTCTGGGGGTGGGAACAAGATGACGCCAAGAGGAAGGGCAGGCCCAGGTCTCCGAGaagggtggggcggggtggggcggggccggCAAGTGCCCTGGGCATAGGGTAAGGAAACAGAAGACGGGACGGGGGAGGCCGGCAGAACACGGGCCCTCTGTACCCTGCAGTCCCCCCACAGCTGTTTCCTCAGCTCCAGGAAAGCCAAGCTCTGCGGGAGGGGGCCTGCATGGGTCCGTGCGTGGGTCCATGTAACAATGCCGTGGACTCATTCCTCTCCTGGCCCCTCCCAGGTTTGAGGAGGAGAACCAGAGGCTCCTGGAGCTGAACCAGAGGTGCCAGTTCGCCGCGGGCGCCGCCACGCAGTGGCTGGACATCCGACTGCAGCTCATGGGAGCCGCAGTGGTCAGTGCCATTGCAGCCATTGCCCTGGTGCAGCACCAGCGGGGCCTCGCCAACCCAGGTGACACCCTGGGGGCCTCACTTTCACCTCAGAAGCGTGTCggctccccaccccccgaccTTTCCCTGCACTATCCCCCCAGCATTTCACCTCCCACCCAGGGGTCCTGTGAGGATGGGTTGTGATGATCATCACCCCCATTTTAgggttgaggaaactgagtcccagggaGAGACTTGCCATGTATGGGGGGTCTGGGACTCAAACAAGTCTCTGGATCGTCACCCCTTCCCTGCTCCACCCCATCCCGGCACTCTGCCCGGCCCATCTTCCCTGGCTTTCCCTGGAAGGTTCTCCAGGCCCATGGCCCTCCCTTGTGGCTCACCTCCTGGGGTCCCCGTTGGGGTCCAGGcatctttctgcttctctgccgCCTTTCTTTACATGCCCATGGTCCACAGCTTGGAATTCTCCTGTtccaccccatccctgctcccACATGCATCCCGGTGGCCAGACATCCCCTAGCAGCCTGTGCTCATCTCCGCTAGGATTGGTGGGCCTGTCACTGTCTTACGCCCTGTCCCTGACGGGTCTGCTCTCCGGCCTGGTGAGCAGCTTCACGCAGACAGAAACCATGCTGGTGAGCGTTGAGCGGctggaggaatactcctgtgacCTGCCCCAAGAGCCCCAGGGCCAGCTGCCGCGGGTAGGCCTGCACTCCCACCCTGCACCTGGGCCCCAGAACCCCAGGGGACCCTCCTGACCATCCTGCCTCCCCTAGTTCCTGTCCTTTTGCTTCTCACTATTTTTCTAACTTATCTCTTCTCATGTCGCCAAGTGATCCCACACTGTTCACGGTGTCCCTTGTCTTCATATCCATTGAGAGGGCCTCACCTCTGCGGCACATGCCCTTTCCTCTTGTGCCAACCTTTTCTCCTTATTCTCCCCTTTTTCCATTCCCCATCACCCTTCCCCATCCTCACGTCTTCTGCCTTACCcgtatccctctctctctctctctctcatcatggACCACACCAGCTGGGCCTCAGCTGGCTGACCCAGGGGAGTGTGGAGTTCCAGGATGTGGTACTGGTGTACCGGCCGGGACTGCCAAATGCCTTAGATGGGGTGACCTTCCGCGTACAGCCTGGAGAGAAGTTGGGCATCGTGGGCCGCACAGGCTCTGGCAAGTCTTCCCTGTTGTTGGTGCTCTTCCGGCTGCTGGAACCCAGTTCGGGGCGAGTGCTGCTGGACGGTGTGGACACCAGCCAGCTGGAGCTGACTGAACTCAGGTCTGAGGGAGGGAGACGAGGGGAACCAGACTACTGGCCCTTGGAAGAAGGTCcagcttccccgccccccccataaAGCCTATATAGGAAGGCTTTATATCAACTCAGGGCACCCGGGGCCAAGGCAGGGCAAGATGGAGGACAAGCAGGTGAGGACAGCGAGCCACTAGCACCTGGGTCCAGACTCATAGCTGTAGTCTCAAGGTTACAGCCTGATCTAGGCCTACCTTTCCAGCTTTGCCTTATACTTCTGCTCAAGACCACCAGTCACTGGCTCCTGAACCAGAGCCTTCCAGGGGCAGCACCCCCGTACTGATGCTCTCAGCCCTGAGGCTCGACAGGCAGTGCTTGGGTCAGCTCGGGACCTGGGCCCATTGTCCCTGGCCACAGGTGGCTTCTTCTGGGCCTAACCGTCTCCTACCCCCACTTCTAGGTTTATCCTGTATCATTTTTGCTGAGTCCCATGACATGCATGAGATGGGGCAGTTCTGTCCTAAAGCCCATTTCTGATTCTAAAGCCCagcccttcccttcctgccttttcTTCTCACCTGTGGTGGCCTTACCTTATAGCCCAACCATATAGTTCCTCAGGACCCAATTCCAGGCCCGCCTCCGACCATGAAGTGTCCCCTCCCTTTTCATGCTCTGGTCATTCCTTGCCACTGCTGCCCCAGCAGCTGCTGGAGTCAGGCCCCTACAGTTTAGCCCACTCCTGTTCTCTGTGTTTTGTACCTCAGTGAGATATAAGCTCTTTAAGATTAGAGTCAAGGCCTTTGGTGTCTTTGATATTGCTTGTAGCACTGGCACAGTTCTAGGTACACGGCTGACCagctggggagcagggggcagggtcTGATCTTACCCTCAAGCTTTCCTGGAAATGCCTGCTAAAAACCTGTGCTAGGAACAGAAGTGGCCACATCTTCAGTGTAGACCCCATGTCCTGTCCCCTCCTTACCCCCTAGATCCCAGCTGGCTGTCATCCCCCAGGAACCCTTTCTGTTCAGTGGGACTGTTCGGGAAAACCTGGACCCCCGGGGCCTGCATGAGGACAGGGCTCTGTGGCAGGCCCTGGAGCAGTGTCACCTGAGTGACATGATTATGTCCATGGGTGAGTACGAGGTTACACTgcagggtggaggagggagcagggagggattGGGGAGAGTCCTGGGATGTGGGCTTGAGGCTGCTGTGCCTTGCAGGTGGTCTGGATGGTGAGCTGGGCGAGGGGGGCCGGAGCTTATCCCTGGGGCAGAGGCAGCTTCTGTGTCTGGCCAGGGCTCTCCTCACGGATGCCAAGGTAAGGCAATAGGAAAAGACATTCAAGAGGGCAAGGAAGTAGTCCGGGGACAGCCAGGATGAAGAAGTGGATTAGGGAGAGGTTTCAGGGGACTAAGTTTTCCTTTCAGAGCTAGAGGTGAGGTGTTGTAGGCTGGCTGGGCTGGGCCAGGAGGTGGGGACTGGTGTTTGGGTAGGAGTTAAGGCTaaccctcttcctccctcccctccccaaccttCTCCACACGTTCCAGATCCTGTGTATCGATGAGGCCACGGCAAGCGTGGACCAGAAGACAGACCAAGTGCTCCAGCAGACCATCTGCAAACGTTTTGCCAACAAGACAGTGCTGACCATTGCCCACAGGTGTGCAAGTGTCCAGAGGGAGAATCTAATTAGGGACTACAGTGACATGAACCCACAGCCTCCGTTCCTTTCAGAGACCCCAGGGGTCAGGGTGCGAGGGATTCCAACCCCCCGATGAATCTCAGCTCCTCATTGTCCAGGTCCAAGTGTATCTGCAGTCTTCCCCTAGCACAGAGCCAGGGGCTAAagcctggggggcagccctgtgTTGtccagggggaggagaagagggaagaacaggTCAGCTTTCTTCTTTAGGGCCTTGTCCTCCATCCACTGCACTGACCAACTTCTCTCGCACAGGCTCAACACGATCCTGAACTCTGACCGGGTGCTGGTGCTGCAAGCAGGGAGGGTTGTGGAGCTGGACTCCCCCGCTGCCCTCCGCAGCCAGCCCCACTCACTGTTCCAGCAGCTGCTACAGAGCAGCCAGCAGGGATCCCACTCCTCTCGTGGAGGGTCCTGAGCCTGACCTCCCTGTCCTACAGGGTCTCCCCTCTGTGTTAGCCACTCCTGACCCGGTGCAGGGGTGCTGGCTGTTTGTTTACAGTCTCCTTGGTGGCTCTACCTCTCCCTCACTTCCCAGAAAGGAAGAAGGCACCCTGGGTTCTTCTTTGGAATCCATGTTCTCTTGGagtgggaaggggctggggtggggcagaggcctGAGGCTTCTTCAGAACCAAGCCTCCGCTCTGGCCCTCTCACAGCTGGGACTCTAGGCAGGTGCACTTTCATagttttatttgataaaatttccATCTTACAtcctatgtattaaaaaaataatatttctagtGTGAGGCTGAGGTCCCTCCGTGTGTATACCCCAGGAGAGGGGTGGCGAGAAAAGGCCTACTGCAGTCTGAGAAGCTGAGGAGGTGAAGGCGGGGGCCGAAAGCCCCCACCTCCATCACAGTGCTGTGGTCTTTCTAGGCTCAGGGGGCAGGTCAGGCGACAGGGGGAGCCCTGCTGGCAGCATGCTAACCTGACATTCCTGGTCCTGGCGCGCCGGGACGTAGTGGGGGGCAGGGTAGCAACAGGGTTCCGGGGGGCAGAGACCCTGGCGCCAGGCTCTCACGGTCAGCATCATAGTGGACAAGACCAGGGCAGCAGTGAGGGCCCCAAATATCACCATGGCCGCCAGGCTAGATGGGCCTAGCCCAGCTTCTTGCCTCCGCACTACCTCCTTCACTGAGATGCGCAGCAGACCCGCCCCCACGCTGTGGGGGGCAGGCCCTGTGGCAGGGATCACTGCAGCGTAGGTGGGCCCCGGGGGGATGTCCGTGGTGGTGGCAGGATCTGGGACGGATAAGATGAGCTCACAAGTCTTGCCACCATACCCACTGGGGCAGAGACAGTCAAAGTCATGGACACGGTCCCGACAGCGGGCCCCTCTCTGGCATGGACGGCTGGCACAGTCATCCAGGTTGATGGTGCAAAATCGTCCAGCAAAGCCCtcagggcagaggcaggagaagcGGTTTATGCCATCTAGGCAGGTGGCACCATTGGCACAAGGCCGCATCAGACAGTCGTCGACATTGACCTCACAGCGGGCACCCACGAAGCCCGCCAAACAGCGGCAGGTGAAGTTGAGAGCAAAGCCCTGGTCATCCTGGCACTGTCCGCCGTTCTGGCATGGGGAGCTGCAGTGGGAGCAAAGAGGTTAATGAGGCCAGCTCGCACCTTCAGGGTAGCCCAGATCAGCATCTTTGACCACTGCCGCCTTTCTACCCCCTTTCTGGCTGTGTCACCTTGAGCCCCCCTCTCTGATCCTTGAACACCtcgttttaaaaaaatgagaataagaataGTCTCCCGGCTTCCcaaattgtgaggattaaatgagataatccaagTCAAGCAGTTAGCACAGGGCCTTGCCCAAAGGCAAGGCTCAAAGGCAAGTGTGCTATTATTCTCCACATAGGCTCTCAGGCCTGAGGCTGAAATGAGGACAAGTCCAGCCCTACCAGCCTTGTTGCCACATTCACAGTGAGGCAGAAGGCTGCTGTGGAGAACATCTTTAGGAGCCACATGCCAGCTAGGTCCTTagcctccccacacccaccttccCAACCAGCACAGTTACACACTGATGCAGTACATCGCCAGCCCCTACAGATCTTTGTTGTTGGAGAAATGGTTCAAATGGTACCCAAAAAGTTGAGAAACCCTGAACTAGGGATACCTTGGCAGGCTGGGGTTTTGTCGTCAGGGGCTCCCATGTGGGACTTCGAACCCTCAGACCTAGTTCTTCACCCCCACCCTCTCTACACTCCTGCTTCCTCACTCTTCTGCCACCAGCTTTTCCTGtaacctccctcccacccacccacaggCCAGTACTCACCCTGCCTGCTCACAGGGTCCAGCCTTACGCTCGCAGTCACGCCCATGGAAGCCTGGGGGGCACACACAGTGGTACTCGCCGCCCCCGTCGTAGACACATTGGCCTCCATTCTGACAGGGGGTCTGCGTGGTACAGATGTGCTCATCTGCAGAGGAGATCGGGAAGGCTTGTGGAGAGCTCCCCACACCTGGCTCCCAGACCTGCCCAGACCCTGCACACAGTTCGTGGGCACAACTCACACTGTAGACCCGCCCAGAGCATGAATGCTATAGTGGGGGAACCAATAACACTGAATTGCAGTCAGGAGGCCCCGAGCCCTGGCACTGGCAGTCAGCCTCCCATTATCAAGCAAGTTGTATCT
This genomic interval from Neovison vison isolate M4711 chromosome 1, ASM_NN_V1, whole genome shotgun sequence contains the following:
- the DLK2 gene encoding protein delta homolog 2 isoform X2, yielding MPGCQHGTCHQPWQCICHLGWAGKFCDKDEHICTTQTPCQNGGQCVYDGGGEYHCVCPPGFHGRDCERKAGPCEQAGSPCQNGGQCQDDQGFALNFTCRCLAGFVGARCEVNVDDCLMRPCANGATCLDGINRFSCLCPEGFAGRFCTINLDDCASRPCQRGARCRDRVHDFDCLCPSGYGGKTCELILSVPDPATTTDIPPGPTYAAVIPATGPAPHSVGAGLLRISVKEVVRRQEAGLGPSSLAAMVIFGALTAALVLSTMMLTVRAWRQGLCPPEPCCYPAPHYVPARQDQECQVSMLPAGLPLSPDLPPEPRKTTAL
- the DLK2 gene encoding protein delta homolog 2 isoform X1, translated to MPSGCLCLHLVCLLCILGARVQPARADDCSSHCDLAHGCCAPDGSCRCDPGWEGLHCERCVRMPGCQHGTCHQPWQCICHLGWAGKFCDKDEHICTTQTPCQNGGQCVYDGGGEYHCVCPPGFHGRDCERKAGPCEQAGSPCQNGGQCQDDQGFALNFTCRCLAGFVGARCEVNVDDCLMRPCANGATCLDGINRFSCLCPEGFAGRFCTINLDDCASRPCQRGARCRDRVHDFDCLCPSGYGGKTCELILSVPDPATTTDIPPGPTYAAVIPATGPAPHSVGAGLLRISVKEVVRRQEAGLGPSSLAAMVIFGALTAALVLSTMMLTVRAWRQGLCPPEPCCYPAPHYVPARQDQECQVSMLPAGLPLSPDLPPEPRKTTAL
- the ABCC10 gene encoding ATP-binding cassette sub-family C member 10 isoform X1 yields the protein MERFLAQLCETSVSQPLPVWEGDTTGHCFTQLVLSALPHMLLAVLSACHWGTPRNPDYLPHCSPGWRLRLTASFLLSVLPLLDLLPVTLPPGAGPGPIGLEVLAGGVAAVAWISHCLALWALAHSPHGLFRGPLTLALAAFLPAPALVLTLLWHCQRGTLLPPLLPGPLSRLCLLILQLAALLAYGLGWAIPGQSREPWAQEPLLSQGEEPEVAEDGESWLSRFSYAWLTPLLARGARGELRQPQDTCRLPHRLRPIYLASAFQAHWQEGARLWRALYKVFGQRYLALGLLKLVGTMLGFSGPLLLSFLVGFLEEGQEPLSNGLLYALGLAGGAVLGAVLQNQYGYEVRKVTLQARGAVLTILYRKTLQLGPRRPPAGEALNLLGTDSERLLNFAGSFHEAWGLPLQLAITLYLLHQQVGVAFVGGLILALLLVPVNKVIATRIMASNQEMLQHKDARVKLITELLSGIRVVKFFGWEQALGARVEACRARELGRLWVIKYLDAACVYLWAALPVVISIVIFITYVLLGHQLTATKVFTALALVRMLILPLNNFPWVINGLLEAKVSLDRIQRFLDLPSHNPQAYYSPDPPTEPSTVLELHEALFSWDSAGSSQETFISHLEVKKGALVGIVGKVGCGKSSLLAAIAGELHRLSGRVAVWELSKGFGLATQEPWIQFATIRDNILFGKTFDAQLYKEVLEACALGDDLRILPAGDQTEVGERGVTLSGGQRARIALARAVYQEKELYLLDDPLAAVDADVANHLLHRCILGVLSHTTRLLCTHRIEYLEKADVVLLLEAGRLVRAGPPSEILPLVRAVPKTWAEDGQEADSATGQSVGNLEKTKEGLEGEENACGRLLQEESKKEGAVALHVYRAYWRAMGRGLALAILFSLLLMQATRNAADWWLSHWISQLKADKNSSQEASGPTSPGSTGLLSVQLLLFSPGSLYTSVSPLPKAAPNGSSDVRFYLTVYATIAGINSLCTLLRAVLFAAGTLQAAATLHRRLLHRVLLAPVTFFYSTPTGRILNRFSSDVACADDSLPFMLNILLANATGLLGLLAVLGAGLPWLLLLLPPLSILYDRVQRHYRASSRELRRLSSLTLSPLYAHLADTLAGLPVLRAAGATCRFEEENQRLLELNQRCQFAAGAATQWLDIRLQLMGAAVVSAIAAIALVQHQRGLANPGLVGLSLSYALSLTGLLSGLVSSFTQTETMLVSVERLEEYSCDLPQEPQGQLPRLGLSWLTQGSVEFQDVVLVYRPGLPNALDGVTFRVQPGEKLGIVGRTGSGKSSLLLVLFRLLEPSSGRVLLDGVDTSQLELTELRSQLAVIPQEPFLFSGTVRENLDPRGLHEDRALWQALEQCHLSDMIMSMGGLDGELGEGGRSLSLGQRQLLCLARALLTDAKILCIDEATASVDQKTDQVLQQTICKRFANKTVLTIAHRLNTILNSDRVLVLQAGRVVELDSPAALRSQPHSLFQQLLQSSQQGSHSSRGGS